A single genomic interval of Coccidioides posadasii str. Silveira chromosome 1, complete sequence harbors:
- a CDS encoding uncharacterized protein (SECRETED:SignalP(1-31)~EggNog:ENOG410PSES~COG:L~BUSCO:11840at33183): protein MPRHLAPTSSGVHRLACLSLYHALLSSCSRAFTSSKADEVRELIRTRFRKDQKLQSISKIANALKAGQEVRYHPLLYKKWESEGANDNLSQALDLFQACSGGNKQSNQRVDSLLAATKSLLQQTLQERREQAANTPPPDRTSLAAKERANRRPEARRPHPERISILSRPRPVVSGRRRVPVLVNARGIPFLRIKKPQPPSLSCTIRSLLNRRWKRIERRDRLELELVRARDEDRWDALTGQSDILSWEGTVKESLHEVNTIILEADRKNRAMAQKMWEIVLKERELAKKEALERRQKTPSEQQAKSE from the exons ATGCCCCGGCATTTAGCTCCCACCAGTTCAGGAGTGCATCGGCTCGCAT GTCTTTCACTTTATCATGCACTgctctccagctgttccCGGGCATTTACGAGTAGTAAAGCAGATGAAGTCCGTGAACTTATAAGAACCAGGTTCCGCAAGGACCAGAAGCTACAAAGCATAAGCAAAATAGCCAATGCTTTGAAAGCAGGGCAGGAAGTACGCTATCACCCACTTCTTTATAAGAAATGGGAAAGCGAAGGCGCTAACGACAATCTCTCCCAGGCCCTTGATCTATTCCAGGCTTGCTCGGGTGGAAATAAGCAAAGCAACCAGCGCGTCGATTCTTTGCTCGCCGCAACGAAGTCTCTCCTGCAGCAGACCCTACAAGAACGCCGTGAGCAGGCTGCGAATACGCCGCCGCCAGATCGCACCTCGTTGGCTGCGAAGGAAAGGGCCAATCGACGCCCGGAAGCTCGTCGCCCACACCCTGAGAGAATTTCGATTCTTTCCCGACCAAGGCCGGTAGTGAGTGGTAGGCGTCGTGTCCCTGTGCTAGTTAATGCACGCGGTATTCCTTTCTTGCGGATTAAGAAACCGCAGCCTCCCAGCTTGAGCTGCACGATTAGGAGCTTGCTGAATAGGCGCTGGAAACGAATTGAAAGGCGTGATCGACTGGAGCTTGAGCTTGTACGTGCACGGGATGAGGATCGCTGGGATGCGCTTACAGGGCAGAGCGATATCTTATCTTGGGAAGGAACTGTAAAAGAGAGTTTACATGAGGTCAACACCATAATATTAGAAGCAGACCGGAAAAACAGAGCGATGGCTCAGAAAATGTGGGAGATAGTATTGAAGGAAAGGGAATTGGCAAAGAAGGAAGCTCTGGAGAGGAGGCAAAAGACGCCATCCGAACAACAAGCGAAGAGCGAGTAA
- the MMS2 gene encoding E2 ubiquitin-conjugating protein mms2 (EggNog:ENOG410PMX7~COG:O~BUSCO:15478at33183), whose amino-acid sequence MTAKVPRNFRLLEELEKGEKGLGPEACSYGLADGEDIMMRNWNGTILGPPHSVHENRIYSVNIHCGDDYPDAPPLIQFVSRINLPCVDPRSGKVDPSRLPCLAEWKREFTMETILLELRRYMALPQHKKLPQPPEGATF is encoded by the exons ATGACGGCGAAAGTTCCACGAAATTTCCGTCTTCTAGAGGAGCTAGAGAAGGGCGAGAAGGGTCTGGGTCCAG AGGCATGTTCATATGGCCTGGCTGATGGTGAGGATATTATGATGAGAAACTGGAACGGCACAATTCTCGGACCCCCTCAT AGCGTACATGAAAATCGTATATACAGCGTTAACATCCACTGTGGTGATGACTACCCCGACGCTCCACCTTTAATTCAGTTTGTCTCTCGGATAAATCTGCCATGCGTTGACCCGCGCTCTGGAAAG GTTGATCCATCAAGACTACCTTGCCTGGCTGAATGGAAGCGAGAATTCACAATGGAGACTATCCTTCTTGAACTTAGAAG ATACATGGCCCTACCACAACATAAGAAGCTCCCACAACCACCGGAAGGGGCTACATTTTAG
- a CDS encoding uncharacterized protein (BUSCO:336187at4751~EggNog:ENOG410PNV1~COG:S~BUSCO:14523at33183) — protein sequence MGRADQEEERETLKSIFPDEITDISEHTYRISIVLDVSHHGEDYSDPPVLILQVTYPEDYPDVAPHLEVSAPPNAPKYPHLDIQEDRDRLLESLQTTIEENLGMQMIFTLVDMLKEGAELLISERREAIQALKEFEAAKAEEEENRKFQGEAVTRESFLAWRENFQKEIEEEEKRKQEEREAEEKKKKGATKEPKKLTGKQLWERGLAGKADYDEEDPLPAKLASVDLKA from the exons ATGGGCCGCGCCGACcaagaggaagaaagggaGACACTAAAGTCCATTTTCCCGGACGAAATTACAG atatatcagaACATACGTACCGGATATCAATCGTTCTAGACGTCAGCCATCATGGGGAAGACTACTCCGATCCTCCAGTTCTCATTCTTCAAGTAACCTATCCGGAAGATTACCCTGATGTCGCTCCTCACCTTGAAGTATCCGCCCCTCCTAATGCCCCGAAATACCCACATCTTGATATACAGGAAGACCGAGATCGACTTCTAGAGTCACTTCAAACTACGATTGAAGAGAATCTGGGAATGCAGATGATATTTACGCTCGTCGATATGCTGAAAGAGGGTGCGGAGCTACTTATTTCAGAGCGTCGCGAAGCCATTCAAGCGTTAAAAGAATTTGAAGCGGCCAAggcggaggaagaggagaacCGAAAATTCCAGGGTGAGGCTGTGACAAGAGAAAGCTTCCTTGCATGGCGGGAGAATTTCCAGAAGGagatagaagaagaagaaaagaggaaacaGGAGGAACGAGAAGcagaggagaaaaagaagaaaggagcTACTAAAGAGCCGAAAAAGCTCACCGGCAAACAGCTATGGGAGAGGGGCCTTGCTGGAAAGGCAGATTATGACGAGGAGGATCCGTTACCGGCAAAATTAGCTAGTGTGGACTTAAAAGCATGA
- a CDS encoding uncharacterized protein (EggNog:ENOG410PI0V~COG:S~BUSCO:10448at33183) translates to MAKTRPSKKKSKRKEKSVLNGTRAVQKEKVTEDPSVLYEQAIALLQTGQPDEAVVLVERGLRIAPPASPNTLIGLNLAGEIYVELGDIDAAREHFLRAVTLDPEGLIPESRGGGAEKFLWLAQLSEDGGKDSVRWFERGVMVLRKNIQALEENMSIEQADGLEEQKKKMANALCGVIEIYMTDLSWEEDAESRCETLITEALLVAPESPECLQTLASIRISQLRHDDAKTALLRSLELWKDLPPDSPNVPDFPVRVSLSRLLMEAEMEREALEVLERMILEDDQSIETWYLGGWCQYLLGKKTQEQSAGAVNEAVAEQQRAILLSSRGWLRQSLKLFDIVQYEDARLKEHALELVQELERDLADFIEESDDEAEAGDEDEWEDEIEGESDSDDEMIDT, encoded by the exons ATGGCCAAAACCAGGccttcaaaaaagaaatcgaaaagaaaggaaaaatcaGTATTAAATGGCACACGAGCAGtgcaaaaagagaaagtgaCTGAAGATCCTTCAGTCTTATACGAGCAGGCAATTGCCCTCCTTCAAACCGGACAACCAGATGAAGCAGTCGTCCTCGTCGAACGAGGCTTGAGAATCGCGCCCCCTGCGTCTCCTAACACATTGATTGGGTTAAACCTGGCTGGAGAGATATATGTTGAGTTAGGAGACATTGATGCTGCTAGAGAGCACTTTTTGCGCGCTGTTACGCTCGATCCCGAAGGCCTTATACCCGAGTCCCGAGGTGGAGGAGCAGAGAAATTCTTGTGGCTAGCGCAATTGAGTGAAGATGGCGGTAAAGATAGTGTGAGGTGGTTCGAACGAGGAGTTATGGTGCTGCGAAAGAACATACAGGCTCTCGAAGAAAATATGAGCATAGAGCAGGCGGATGGGCTGGAggagcagaaaaagaaaatggccAACGCGCTTTGTGGAGTCATTGAAATTTACATGACCGACTTATC GTGGGAGGAAGATGCCGAGAGCAGATGTGAAACGCTCATCACAGAAGCCCTGTTGGTGGCCCCCGAATCTCCTGAATGCCTTCAGACACTTGCATCAATCAGAATATCACAGCTTCGGCACGATGACGCGAAGACTGCTCTATTAAGAAGTTTAGAATTATGGAAGGATTTGCCTCCTGACAGCCCTAATGTTCCTGACTTCCCTGTTCGGGTCAGTCTCTCGAGGCTTCTAATGGAGGCCGAAATGGAAAGGGAGGCGTTGGAGGTTCTGGAGCGAATGATCCTCGAAGACGACCAAAGTATAGAGACCTGGTATCTTGGTGGATGGTGTCAATACTTGCTAGGCAAGAAAACTCAAGAGCAATCTGCTGGTGCTGTTAACGAAGCCGTCGCCGAGCAGCAACGTGCTATTTTGCTGTCAAGTCGGGGTTGGCTCAGGCAAAGCCTGAAGCTCTTTGATATTGTGCAATATGAAGATGCAAGATTGAAGGAACATGCTTTAGAACTTGTCCAAGAGCTGGAACGGGACCTTGCGGACTTCATCGAAGAGAGTGACGATGAGGCAGAGGCTGGGGATGAGGATGAGTGGGAAGACGAAATTGAAGGCGAATCAGACTCTGATGACGAAATGATAGACACTTGA
- the SIR2 gene encoding NAD-dependent histone deacetylase sir2 (EggNog:ENOG410PGKD~COG:B,K~BUSCO:5923at33183) — protein MDVAPKPADNEMPPKREILDSVVVHSLVASEAREVPESDDDASLSELSSLGEASDDQWETESIFEEAVQFLSDEQLRDGVIPDAFTLEEARALRKRLREIGVAAFLAEKIYHDKIPAKKLCTAFGIIPPVFLEGAPDDVYLNPLYMGINREYSKRLKLPQYNTIDDAVELLKRSKNIIVLTGAGISTSLGIPDFRSKDIGLYAKLQYLGLNDPQEVFDIGLFLEDPTIFYSVAKDILPTEKRFSPTHAFIKLLQEKGKLLTNFTQNIDNVEANAGILPSKLIQCHGSFATATCIQCKTQVPGEAIFEETRKGLVPQCQECLEQLKTSQGMKRKRSSNGNQKKDRKKFSNIDSEDDDDDYTIPHPGIMKPDITFFGEDLPGAFRDRLIDHDREIADLVIVIGTSLKVAPVSEVPGIMPRDVPQLFISRTPVTHIDFDIDMLGDSDVVVAELCRRAGWDLQHEMIPAEQHIQVEKENGFASRYRFTAETT, from the exons ATGGATGTTGCGCCGAAGCCAGCAGATAACGAGATGCCTCCGAAAAGAGAAATTCTGGACTCGGTTGTCGTTCACTCCCTCGTCGCCAGTGAGGCTCGAGAAGTGCCAGAGAGCGACGACGACGCGTCTCTTTCGGAGTTGTCAAGTCTCGGAGAGGCTTCTGATGATCAGTGGGAGACAGAATCTATCTTCGAGGAAGCGGTTCAGTTCTTGAGCGACGAGCAACTCCGCGACGGAG TAATTCCGGATGCATTCACACTGGAAGAAGCGCGAGCCCTTCGCAAACGCTTGCGTGAAATTGGTGTGGCAGCATTCCTTGCGGAAAAAATTTACCATGACAAGATCCCAGCAAAGAAACTCTGCACAGCGTTTGGAATTATCCCCCCAGTTTTTCTTGAGGGCGCGCCCGATGATGTCTATCTCAACCCTTTATATATGGGCATAAATCGTGAATATTCCAAGCGCTTGAAACTCCCACAATACAATACCATTGATGATGCTGTCGAGCTTCTGAAGCGATCAAAGAACATTATTGTTTTGACTGGTGCCGGC ATTTCTACAAGCTTAGGGATTCCTGATTTTAGATCGAAGGATATTGGCTTGTATGCAAAGCTCCAATACCTTGGACTCAATGATCCACAAGAGGTATTTGATATTGGCTTGTTCCTTGAAGACCCAACTATCTTTTATTCTGTTGCGAAGGATATTTTACCAACAGAAAAGAGATTCTCGCCGACCCACGCGTTTATCAAGCTACttcaagaaaaaggaaaactgCTCACTAACTTCACCCAAAACATCGATAACGTGGAAGCCAACGCCGGAATCCTCCCATCTAAGCTAATTCAGTGTCATGGTTCTTTTGCCACTGCCACTTGCATTCAGTGCAAGACCCAGGTGCCAGGAGAGGCCATTTTCGAGGAAACTCGTAAGGGATTAGTTCCACAGTGCCAAGAATGCCTAGAGCAGCTCAAAACATCTCAAGGAATGAAGCGGAAACGCAGCTCAAATGGAAATCAGAAAAAAGATCGAAAGAAATTTTCGAATATCGATTCTGaggacgatgacgatgactACACTATACCACATCCGGGCATCATGAAG CCTGATATTACTTTTTTCGGGGAAGACCTCCCTGGCGCTTTCAGGGATCGCCTCATAGACCACGATCGGGAGATTGCCGATCTTGTCATAGTTATCGGGACATCATTGAAGGTTGCCCCTGTTTCTGAAGTGCCCGGGATTATGCCACGTGATGTCCCACAACTATTTATTTCTCGGACA CCTGTTACTCATATAGACTTTGACATCGATATGTTAGGCGACAGCGATGTTGTTGTTGCCGAACTCTGTCGACGCGCCGGATGGGATTTACAGCATGAGATGATCCCCGCCGAACAGCATATCCAGGTCGAGAAAGAAAATGGTTTCGCGTCTCGGTATCGATTTACTGCTGAGACCACATAG
- a CDS encoding uncharacterized protein (BUSCO:106281at4751~EggNog:ENOG410PGDZ~COG:U~BUSCO:218at33183), translated as MTSQFFQGELSTLIQESKRKNSDLRNAAEKSLGELKALPSTSEVQLAADLVRRPQFANPFILACHTRHGKLAAVGVGCIHRLVASGALPSEQLKDVVDGLHETTNLSLDVQLKVLQTLPSLFQRHAGSLSGQLLAKTLEICATMQTVKTITVANTAAATLQQLVVSVFEKAVKENEAPTDTTPVSVSLGNEKVDISAANYDAFRLLDDLCRLVEGESLRYLSIKPLSKIFVLELIESIFINNNDIFESHPEHAYILRYRLMPLIVRILSERQSFPVTVRVSRILLLLLRSHLRLLAAESEVALSLLIHLLDTDASPPWKRAISMEIFRVLYAEPGLIRLIFRLFDQNEERKSILKDHMACLVRLAAEKPSLIGLSHQSTVPTAPESSGETLEDQVALEAVGVAGVIGSPSTSADACGISSQWSLLRAPYIETLEKLEAPSPPETYIYSLILNCISALSDSIAKFILPLAVAETKSRRRRHGSSSNNSSGTIPEEKAAAGEPRSSKYVSIPLNPLSLKSHPQIGEIQIVAGIIDACWPAVLATSSTFLYAALDGDFYHNLVRAFQRLAHVAGLLRLKTPRDAFLTTLGKAAVPADVVNITSAATLSPRTDDHHLSAPESPIPKSPRVAERTSTFMENQGATLDTRNLLCLRALLNLGIALGPTLDQESWSIILQTLQHADLITGVSATPASKLLAPDQNGDPVSVESLKGTLGNEILAVRTAAAKMLENTQDYPNKSLKIFLLSLLNLSERTEESKWSGIKKEAGAPSSQVGQQTGRIHQTKRSMSIALGRSRIREDELKFVLNKMGELVKSNAERLATTADSEDIWDMTTSNLISITSDEQISLSLRSKASEVLNKLVLDTIKMANPLNPSERDRVQLRGLRALVTEISILYETELHFNSKARGTDFQLHEFALETLKAILEECGDSITAGWDLVFAIISTVFNRRKSQNRNREAPSSSLATISDSEAVLVRSPKLVRTAYDSLQLVASDFLGLLPASCLLELVETFSCFTSQEEDFNISLTTTTFFWNISDFIRGQIGNFAIADEIDVASSEENLAKMATATDSSSSRHALWLLLLLNLVHLATDSRTEIRNSAIQTLLRIFEHYGEQITPNAWHLCLNRVLLMMAESVQQKLQEALESTESGSAGDQKAWTETAVLVTRGFSSLIAGFFDAIIQYPSFRESWSRLLQYFCNILNSSQLELQSTTFASFADVLHRIKGYQDIGREALEKAWSVWVANHPSTKGHDSEKSNQEALLAYLNTYKQLYRLLGNNLNDEAIVNILRNLQFCVWESVTSRYSSDLERQSEVQRSVIECLRTLCSDKPDSQCAIINYLGQFADSALTIWSSTDPKEKPTFVAFSKASMQLLSQYITNQGININVLLGNTLSEAVKHLVNAILHKYIWKGKDCDPPLWQIATTASLDILEIAIPSIEKEYEQIPLDVVANFWLPVVDLTRGIVSADHSEDHDVPMATVARDEKFDIDAFTRLRALIIPSLGSNLIPDRIRRDFAFILLRSSLIYHPQRVDIPLEQLKLDPLKDLYVIRRGRTIDPRPTLRFNLSYLLIDTLFDLVSMRVSGNKIDSQGDAKRMMSYVTLAKSISPYLVLRCGITLKSYIADQPLRGLMPPPMAARKELLHLLKRLYDLRSEPVAIPATGPNARFKADSDKSDIIDDEAKYKKHLEWVYPLVVKGVPIAGREADDREILEALTRILNSVASHFVLQD; from the exons ATGACTTCTCAATTTTTCCAAGGAGAACTATCCACTTTGATCCAAGAatccaaaaggaaaaactCTGACCTTAGAAAT GCGGCAGAAAAATCCCTCGGTGAACTTAAGGCTCTGCCATCAACTTCAGAGGTTCAATTGGCGGCAG ACTTGGTACGAAGGCCGCAGTTTGCGAACCCGTTTATTCTAGCCTGCCATACTCGCCATGGCAAACTTGCGGCAGTAGGGGTGGGCTGCATCCATAGGCTTGTAGCCTCCGGAGCATTGCCGTCTGAACAGCTTAAAGATGTCGTGGATGGTTTGCACGAAACCACAAATCTAA GTCTTGATGTACAGCTCAAAGTTCTCCAAACATTACCCTCGCTGTTCCAACGGCATGCAGGCAGCCTGAGCGGTCAACTTCTAGCCAAGACACTGGAAATATGTGCAACGATGCAGACAGTGAAAACAATAACAGTTGCCAATACGGCTGCAGCAACccttcagcagcttgtggTATCTGTCTTTGAAAAGGCTGTCAAAGAAAACG AAGCCCCAACGGACACTACCCCGGTATCTGTCTCACTAGGAAACGAAAAGGTTGATATCTCGGCGGCAAATTATGACGCTTTCCGA CTACTCGACGATCTTTGCCGGCTTGTTGAAGGCGAAAGCCTTAGATATCTAAGCATAAAGCCTCTGTCTAAAATATTTGTCCTGGAGTTAATTGAAAGCATTTTTATCAACAATAATGACATCTTCGAGAGTCATCCAGAACATGCCTATATTCTCCGATACCGTTTAATGCCGTTAATAGTGAGGATTTTGTCTGAACGACAGAGCTTCCCGGTTACAGTCCGCGTTTCAAGGATATTATTGCTCTTACTGAGATCTCACTTGCGCCTTTTAGCTGCAGAGTCGGAAGTAGCTTTGAGTCTTCTCATTCATTTACTCGATACTGATGCCTCGCCACCCTGGAAACGTGCCATATCCATGGAAATATTTAGGGTCTTATATGCAGAACCAGGGCTAATAAGACTCATTTTTCGCTTATTTGACCAGAATGAGGAGCGGAAAAGCATCCTTAAGGACCATATGGCTTGTCTGGTACGGCTGGCTGCAGAAAAGCCATCACTCATAGGTTTAAGCCACCAGTCTACAGTTCCAACAGCTCCTGAATCATCTGGGGAAACTCTTGAAGATCAGGTTGCGCTCGAAGCCGTTGGGGTTGCGGGCGTAATTGGAAGCCCTTCGACTAGTGCAGATGCATGCGGAATCAGTAGTCAGTGGAGTTTACTGCGCGCCCCATATATTGAAACATTGGAGAAACTAGAGGCACCAAGCCCCCCGGAGACTTATATTTACAGCCTTATTCTCAACTGTATCAGCGCACTTTCCGATAGCATCGCGAAATTCATCCTTCCCCTAGCGGTTGCCGAGACAAAAAGCAGGCGGAGACGACACGGCTCGTCATCTAATAACAGTAGTGGGACCATCCCTGAAGAAAAGGCAGCCGCTGGCGAACcgagaagctcaaaatatGTTTCCATTCCGCTGAATCCGCTTAGCCTCAAATCTCATCCACAGATCGGGGAAATTCAGATTGTGGCAGGAATAATCGATGCTTGCTGGCCTGCTGTTCTTGCTACCTCTTCAACTTTCCTGTACGCTGCCTTGGACGGTGATTTCTACCATAACCTAGTCCGCGCTTTTCAAAGGCTAGCCCATGTTGCTGGCCTCTTGAGATTAAAGACACCAAGGGACGCGTTTCTCACCACCCTTGGAAAAGCTGCAGTCCCTGCCGACGTTGTAAATATTACATCAGCCGCGACATTATCTCCTAGGACCGACGATCACCATCTATCGGCTCCTGAATCTCCTATTCCAAAGTCCCCACGCGTCGCTGAACGAACCAGCACCTTCATGGAAAATCAAGGCGCAACACTGGACACACGGAACCTCTTATGCCTTCGGGCGCTGCTGAACCTGGGAATAGCCTTAGGCCCAACTCTTGACCAAGAGTCCTGGTCTATAATCCTTCAGACGCTGCAGCATGCAGATCTGATAACCGGAGTATCCGCTACTCCAGCCTCCAAACTGCTTGCTCCGGATCAAAATGGCGACCCCGTCAGTGTGGAATCACTCAAAGGGACACTTGGGAACGAAATCTTAGCCGTTCGAACGGCAGCAGCCAAAATGCTTGAAAACACACAAGATTACCCGAACAAATCGCTAAAAATATTTTTGCTTTCCCTACTCAACCTATCAGAACGTACGGAAGAATCGAAATGGAGCGGGATTAAAAAAGAAGCCGGTGCACCTTCTTCCCAAGTCGGTCAACAGACAGGACGGATCCATCAAACAAAACGCAGCATGTCCATTGCATTGGGTCGGTCAAGAATTAGGGAGGATGAATTGAAATTTGTTCTAAATAAAATGGGCGAATTGGTGAAATCAAACGCTGAAAGACTCGCAACGACTGCCGACAGCGAAGATATTTGGGATATGACTACGAGTAATCTGATTTCAATCACCAGTGATGAGCAAATCAGTCTTTCTCTCCGCTCAAAAGCTAGCGAGGTGCTCAACAAGCTTGTATTGGACACAATCAAAATGGCAAACCCCTTGAACCCTTCGGAACGAGACCGAGTCCAACTTCGTGGTCTCCGTGCCTTAGTAACTGAGATCTCCATACTTTATGAGACTGAGCTTCATTTTAACTCGAAAGCACGTGGTACAGATTTCCAACTGCATGAATTTGCTCTTGAGACGCTCAAAGCTATACTAGAAGAGTGTGGCGACTCTATAACGGCGGGATGGGACCTGGTTTTTGCCATAATATCAACGGTGTTCAACAGGCGGAAGTCCCAAAATCGGAATAGGGAGGCCCCTTCCTCTAGTCTAGCAACCATTAGCGACTCCGAAGCGGTGCTTGTGAGGTCGCCAAAGCTCGTTCGAACCGCTTATGACTCCCTCCAGCTTGTGGCCTCGGATTTCTTAGGTTTACTACCTGCTTCTTGCCTCCTTGAGTTAGTGGAAACATTTTCCTGCTTTACTTCTCaggaagaagactttaacaTTTCGCTTACTACAACCACATTCTTCTGGAATATTTCTGATTTTATCCGAGGCCAGATTGGTAACTTTGCCATAGCGGATGAAATTGATGTCGCGTCCAGCGAAGAGAACTTAGCTAAAATGGCCACGGCTACTGACTCATCATCATCGAGACATGCACTATGGCTATTATTGCTTCTTAATCTCGTGCATCTTGCAACTGATAGTCGCACGGAAATACGCAATAGCGCCATTCAAACCCTTCTTCGAATATTCGAGCACTACGGCGAACAGATAACGCCCAATGCATGGCATTTGTGTTTAAACCGTGTTTTACTTATGATGGCGGAGTCTGTTCAGCAGAAGTTGCAAGAGGCGTTGGAATCTACTGAAAGTGGAAGCGCCGGTGACCAAAAAGCCTGGACTGAAACAGCCGTGCTCGTTACAAGAGGGTTTTCAAGCCTTATCGCCGGATTTTTTGACGCGATTATTCAGTATCCAAGCTTTCGGGAATCATGGAGCCGGCTGCTACAATACTTTTGCAATATCCTCAATTCTAGCCAACTAGAGTTACAAAGCACTACCTTCGCAAGTTTCGCAGACGTGCTTCATCGCATCAAGGGATACCAGGATATTGGTCGAGAGGCGCTGGAAAAAGCCTGGTCAGTCTGGGTTGCTAATCATCCTTCCACTAAAGGCCACGATTCCGAGAAATCGAACCAGGAAGCCCTGCTAGCCTACTTGAACACATATAAGCAACTCTACCGGCTGCTTGGAAATAACTTGAACGACGAAGCAATTGTTAACATTTTAAGGAACCTTCAGTTTTGTGTGTGGGAGTCAGTCACGTCCCGATACTCTTCGGACTTGGAACGTCAATCGGAAGTTCAGAGGTCTGTAATCGAATGCTTAAGAACTCTTTGCTCGGATAAACCAGATTCTCAATGTGCAATAATAAATTATCTGGGACAATTCGCCGATAGCGCCTTGACGATATGGTCGTCCACGGATCCAAAGGAAAAGCCAACGTTTGTCGCCTTTTCGAAGGCATCTATGCAGCTCTTGAGCCAGTATATTACAAATCAGGGGATAAATATAAATGTTCTATTGGGAAATACGCTGAGTGAGGCAGTCAAACATCTGGTGAATGCGATTCTACATAAGTATATCTGGAAGGGGAAAGATTGCGACCCGCCCCTTTGGCAAATTGCGACGACGGCTTCATTAGACATTCTTGAAATTGCCATTCCATCTATAGAGAAGGAATATGAGCAGATTCCGCTGGATGTGGTTGCAAACTTCTGGCTTCCGGTCGTTGATTTAACTCGCGGTATTGTTTCGGCTGATCATTCAGAAGATCATGATGTTCCCATGGCCACTGTTGCAAGGGATGAAAAATTCGATATAGATGCTTTTACCCGGCTGCGGGCGCTCATCATCCCTTCTTTGGGATCAAACCTTATTCCCGATCGGATCCGTCGTGACTTTGCGTTTATCCTTCTAAGGTCGTCACTCATATATCACCCGCAACGCGTTGATATTCCTTTGGAGCAGCTAAAGCTCGACCCCCTCAAAGATCTATATGTGATCCGCAGGGGCCGCACGATCGATCCTC